One Halichoerus grypus chromosome 1, mHalGry1.hap1.1, whole genome shotgun sequence genomic region harbors:
- the B3GNT3 gene encoding N-acetyllactosaminide beta-1,3-N-acetylglucosaminyltransferase 3 isoform X1, translating to MRCRQPLRTEVGLAVALSIFTLLLLLLSQHVSPPTFQSVEEPQAHPEALAWPAQPSRPLPAPCRANTSVAALPSFAEQPQQVRDFLLHKHCRDFPLLQDVPPSKCAPPVFLLLVIKSSPRNYERRELVRRTWGRERRVKGVQLRRLFLVGTASDPLEARKVNRLLAMEARAHGDILQWDFYDSFFNLTLKQVLFLQWQETRCTNTSFVLNGDDDVFAHTDNMVSYLQDHDPDHHLFVGQLIRNVGPIRVPWSKYYVPKVVTEEEHYPPYCAGGGFLLSRFTATALRRAAATLDLFPIDDVFLGMCLKQEGLEPASHSGIRTAGIRAPSAHVSSFDPCLYRELLLVHRFLPYEMLLMWDALSQPNLTCGKQTRIY from the exons ATGAGGTGTCGCCAGCCCCTGCGGACCGAGGTGGGCCTGGCCGTAGCCCTGAGCATcttcaccctcctcctcctcctcctcagtcaGCACGTGTCACCACCCACCTTCCAGAGCGTGGAGGAGCCCCAGGCCCACCCCGAGGCTCTGGCCTGGCCGGCCCAGCCCTCCCGCCCACTGCCCGCCCCCTGCCGGGCCAACACCTCGGTGGCCGCCCTGCCGAGCTTCGCCGAGCAGCCCCAACAGGTGCGTGACTTCCTGCTGCATAAACACTGCCGCGACTTCCCGCTCTTACAAGACGTGCCACCGAGCAAGTGCGCGCCGCCCGTCTTCCTGCTGCTCGTCATCAAGTCCTCGCCCAGAAATTACGAGCGCCGGGAGCTGGTGCGGCGCACTTGGGGCCGCGAGCGCCGGGTGAAGGGCGTCCAGCTGCGCCGTCTCTTCCTGGTGGGCACGGCCTCTGACCCCCTGGAGGCCCGCAAGGTCAACCGGCTGCTGGCGATGGAAGCGCGGGCACACGGTGACATCCTGCAGTGGGACTTCTATGACTCCTTCTTCAACCTCACGCTCAAACAG GTGCTCTTCCTACAGTGGCAGGAGACTCGGTGCACCAATACCAGCTTCGTGCTCAATGGGGACGATGATGTCTTTGCACACACCGACAACATGGTCTCCTACCTGCAGGACCACGATCCTGACCACCACCTCTTTGTGGGGCAGCTGATCCGCAACGTGGGCCCCATCCGGGTTCCCTGGAGCAAGTACTATGTGCCAAAGGTGGTGACAGAGGAGGAGCATTACCCGCCCTACTGTGCGGGTGGTGGCTTCCTACTGTCCCGTTTCACGGCCACCGCCCTGCGCCGGGCTGCCGCCACATTGGACCTCTTCCCTATCGACGATGTCTTCCTGGGCATGTGCCTGAAGCAGGAAGGCCTGGAGCCCGCCTCCCACAGTGGTATCCGCACAGCTGGTATTAGGGCCCCCTCGGCCCACGTGTCCTCCTTTGACCCCTGCCTCTACCGGGAGCTGCTGCTCGTGCACCGCTTCTTGCCGTATGAGATGCTGCTCATGTGGGATGCGCTGAGCCAGCCCAACCTCACCTGCGGCAAGCAGACACGGATCTACTAG
- the B3GNT3 gene encoding N-acetyllactosaminide beta-1,3-N-acetylglucosaminyltransferase 3 isoform X2, whose translation MRCRQPLRTEVGLAVALSIFTLLLLLLSQHVSPPTFQSVEEPQAHPEALAWPAQPSRPLPAPCRANTSVAALPSFAEQPQQVRDFLLHKHCRDFPLLQDVPPSKCAPPVFLLLVIKSSPRNYERRELVRRTWGRERRVKGVQLRRLFLVGTASDPLEARKVNRLLAMEARAHGDILQWDFYDSFFNLTLKQDHDPDHHLFVGQLIRNVGPIRVPWSKYYVPKVVTEEEHYPPYCAGGGFLLSRFTATALRRAAATLDLFPIDDVFLGMCLKQEGLEPASHSGIRTAGIRAPSAHVSSFDPCLYRELLLVHRFLPYEMLLMWDALSQPNLTCGKQTRIY comes from the exons ATGAGGTGTCGCCAGCCCCTGCGGACCGAGGTGGGCCTGGCCGTAGCCCTGAGCATcttcaccctcctcctcctcctcctcagtcaGCACGTGTCACCACCCACCTTCCAGAGCGTGGAGGAGCCCCAGGCCCACCCCGAGGCTCTGGCCTGGCCGGCCCAGCCCTCCCGCCCACTGCCCGCCCCCTGCCGGGCCAACACCTCGGTGGCCGCCCTGCCGAGCTTCGCCGAGCAGCCCCAACAGGTGCGTGACTTCCTGCTGCATAAACACTGCCGCGACTTCCCGCTCTTACAAGACGTGCCACCGAGCAAGTGCGCGCCGCCCGTCTTCCTGCTGCTCGTCATCAAGTCCTCGCCCAGAAATTACGAGCGCCGGGAGCTGGTGCGGCGCACTTGGGGCCGCGAGCGCCGGGTGAAGGGCGTCCAGCTGCGCCGTCTCTTCCTGGTGGGCACGGCCTCTGACCCCCTGGAGGCCCGCAAGGTCAACCGGCTGCTGGCGATGGAAGCGCGGGCACACGGTGACATCCTGCAGTGGGACTTCTATGACTCCTTCTTCAACCTCACGCTCAAACAG GACCACGATCCTGACCACCACCTCTTTGTGGGGCAGCTGATCCGCAACGTGGGCCCCATCCGGGTTCCCTGGAGCAAGTACTATGTGCCAAAGGTGGTGACAGAGGAGGAGCATTACCCGCCCTACTGTGCGGGTGGTGGCTTCCTACTGTCCCGTTTCACGGCCACCGCCCTGCGCCGGGCTGCCGCCACATTGGACCTCTTCCCTATCGACGATGTCTTCCTGGGCATGTGCCTGAAGCAGGAAGGCCTGGAGCCCGCCTCCCACAGTGGTATCCGCACAGCTGGTATTAGGGCCCCCTCGGCCCACGTGTCCTCCTTTGACCCCTGCCTCTACCGGGAGCTGCTGCTCGTGCACCGCTTCTTGCCGTATGAGATGCTGCTCATGTGGGATGCGCTGAGCCAGCCCAACCTCACCTGCGGCAAGCAGACACGGATCTACTAG